One segment of Trachemys scripta elegans isolate TJP31775 chromosome 1, CAS_Tse_1.0, whole genome shotgun sequence DNA contains the following:
- the LOC117884046 gene encoding olfactory receptor 51G2-like produces MFLLAGIPGLEAGGPWISIPFCSMYLIAILGNGLILFVIKTQQNLHQPMYLFLSMLSVTDLGLSVSTLPTMLSVFIFNTREIGIDVCLTQLFFIHTFSIMESSVLLAMAFDRFVAIRYPLRYASTLTSGRIGNIGLVIIIRGSGLHIPAVILLKRLPYSKIQPLSYSYCLHPDVMKMACGDTTPSSFYGLFVVLSSMGLDSVLIVLSYIMIFKTVQSITSWQERLKALNTCFSHICATLLFYTPLISLSMIHRFENKALPQSQILLSYLHLLLPPVLNPIVYSIKTKELRKRIMKIFQNYSTNRLQWEH; encoded by the coding sequence ATGTTCCTCCTGGCAGGCATCCCAGGGCTGGAAGCTGGTGGCCCTTGGATCTCCATCCCTTTCTGTTCCATGTACCTCATTGCAATTTTAGGAAACGGTCTGATTCTGTTTGTGATCAAGACACAGCAGAATCTCCATCAGCCCATGTACTTGTTCCTTTCTATGTTATCTGTCACCGACCTTGGCTTATCTGTTTCCACCTTGCCAACAATGCTCAGTGTCTTCATATTTAACACCAGAGAAATTGGCATTGATGTCTGTCTGACCCAACTTTTCTTTATTCACACTTTTTCCATTATGGAATCCTCTGTACTATTAGCCATGGCATTTGACCGCTTTGTTGCAATACGCTACCCGCTGAGATATGCTTCGACTTTAACCAGTGGTAGGATAGGAAACATAGGGCTGGTGATAATAATCAGAGGTAGTGGTCTGCATATCCCTGCTGTCATTCTTCTCAAGAGGTTGCCATACAGCAAGATTCAACCTCTCTCTTATTCATATTGTTTACATCCAGATGTTATGAAGATGGCCTGTGGAGATACTACACCCAGCAGCTTCTATGGTTTGTTTGTTGTCCTTTCTTCTATGGGATTAGACTCAGTGCTCATAGTTTTGTCTTACATCATGATCTTTAAGACTGTGCAGAGTATCACATCCTGGCAAGAACGTCTCAAGGCTCTGAACACCTGTTTCTCCCACATCTGTGCCACCCTGCTTTTCTACACCCCGCTGATCAGTTTGTCTATGATTCACAGGTTCGAGAACAAGGCTCTTCCTCAGAGTCAAATTCTTCTGTCgtatctccacctcctcctccccccagtgctcaaTCCCATTGTGTACAGCATAAAAACTAAGGAGCTTCGTAAACGGATCATGAAGATCTTTCAAAACTATTCAACTAACAGGCTCCAATGGGAGCACTGA